GATTGAAGCTGGGCAGATCGCGCCGCGCAGCTTTCTCCAGAAACTGCGCAGCAATCGGGTTCTCGCCTTCAATGCGAATACGAGGCGCGATCAACTTCGCATATAGTGGCCCGGCGATTATTGCGGTTGGAATTCCAACCAGCAACGCATAGAAGACAGTCCGTCCGATGTCGGCGTTATAGGCAGCGACGGCCAGCAGCGTCGCCGGATGCGGTGGAACCAGGCCATGCACGACTGAGAGTCCAGCAACCATCGGCAATCCGACCAAAACCATCGATGTGCCGGTCCGCCTGGCAACGTTGAAGGCGATCGGAATGAGCAGCACAAATCCCACTTCGAAAAAGACCGGCAGTCCGACTAGAAGCCCGACGACCATCATCGCCCAATGAATGTTTTTCTCGCCGGCGACGTTGATCAGCGTGAGTGCAATGCGTTCGGCTCCTCCACTCTCCGCCATCATCTTTCCCAACATGGTTCCAAGCGCGACCACGATCGCGATGTGCCCAAGCGTGCCACCAACGCCGGTCTCAAACGACTTGACGATCGTCGAAAGCGGCATGCCACTAGCCGCAGCCAGCACGAGCGAGACCGTCATCAACCCGATGAACGGATTCAGTTTGAAACGAGCGATCAGGAGGATGAGTACGACAATCGCTCCCAACGCCAGAAGCAGCAGAAAGGTGCCGTGATGGTCGGTCATTGGTTATTGGTCAGTTGAGGCAGGTAGTCATTCAGCATCATTGTGTTGGCTTCTTGTACGCGATGCCCTCGATCTCGATTTTGCAATCCACCACCATGTTGGAAACGACAGTAGCGCGAGCCGGAGGGTTGGCGCCGAAGTACTCGCGAAAGACGTCGTTGAACGCCTGGAAGTCGCGAGGATCGTCAAGCCAGACTCCGCAGCGCACCAGGTGTTCAGGACCATATCCTGCTTCTTTGAGGACGGCGAGAAGATTCCGCATCGCCTGATGAGCTTGCGTCGTGATGTTGCCTTCGACGAGCTGTCCGTTCAAGATTGGAACCTGCCCGGAAATATAAAGCCAACCGTCTGCTTCCACTGCACGGGCAAAAGGCAGGTGCTGGCCGCCCGGACCTTTGCCGCCTTCAGTGCCATAGCGCTTGATGGTCATATCGGGATCCCCGAATGTTCAGATAAATCCGAAACAGTTAGAACTGTCATCCTGAGTCCTGATGTTGGCCGAAGGATCTCCCGGAGCGTTTCAAACTTCGTTGCCATGTCCTGGCTCTTTGGCCCAGGTTCTCGTGAAAGAGCCAGGATGCTGCATTCGCGTTCCAATCATCTCGGGAGATCCTTCGGCGAACGCCGGGCCTCAGGATGACATATGCATTTCACTTTCTCTCTCGCGACAAGAATTGTCCGCCTCGCTGTCCCGTGCACGAGCCCTCTCTATAAGACAGGACACCATTCACCCACACTGCTTCAATTCCAACCGATGGCCTCACAGGATCAGTGAA
The DNA window shown above is from Terriglobales bacterium and carries:
- a CDS encoding gluconate:H+ symporter, whose amino-acid sequence is MTDHHGTFLLLLALGAIVVLILLIARFKLNPFIGLMTVSLVLAAASGMPLSTIVKSFETGVGGTLGHIAIVVALGTMLGKMMAESGGAERIALTLINVAGEKNIHWAMMVVGLLVGLPVFFEVGFVLLIPIAFNVARRTGTSMVLVGLPMVAGLSVVHGLVPPHPATLLAVAAYNADIGRTVFYALLVGIPTAIIAGPLYAKLIAPRIRIEGENPIAAQFLEKAARRDLPSFNLTLFTILLPIFLMLIGSWADRLATPHTRLNDGLRLLGSADIALLIAAMVSFITLGKMRGFSREAILKFTDECLAPTATITLLVGAGGGLGRVLLDSGTSQAIVDLALRAHISILVSAWLVAALVRLATGSATVAMAMASSIIAPIALHTGVRPELLTIATGAGSLVFSHVNDGGFWLVKEYFNMSVADTMKSWSICETIISVVALLLVMGLAVII
- a CDS encoding RidA family protein; translated protein: MTIKRYGTEGGKGPGGQHLPFARAVEADGWLYISGQVPILNGQLVEGNITTQAHQAMRNLLAVLKEAGYGPEHLVRCGVWLDDPRDFQAFNDVFREYFGANPPARATVVSNMVVDCKIEIEGIAYKKPTQ